The proteins below are encoded in one region of Micromonospora pisi:
- a CDS encoding RNA polymerase sigma factor, with protein MTGPTVAQAITRVHQEEWARVVACLARRFGDLDVAEEATAEAFMVAAERWPREGVPPNPGGWLATTATRKAIDWLRRESQRDAKHREARIVYDDTPPEPTGPVEDDRLRLVFTCCHPALAMEARVALTLRLLGGLTVPEIARAFLVQETTMAQRITRAKAKIKAAHIPYRVPSADDIRERLAGVLAVVYLIFNEGYLAGEGDDPVRVDLTDQAIHLGRLLRTLLPDDGEVAGLLALMLFTDARRPARVSHTGELVTLHEQDRGAWDRTLIAEGNALVRERIEAVAAGGGPPGRYQLQAAINAVHTEAPSARDTNWSTIVALYGRMVLLDPSPIVRLNRAVAVAEIDGPGVGLAEIDRLAEVLDGYHAFHAARADLLRRLGRGGESRAAYDRAIDLAGNPAERAYLTRRRNQLAG; from the coding sequence AGGCGTTCATGGTGGCTGCGGAGCGGTGGCCGCGCGAGGGTGTACCGCCCAATCCCGGCGGTTGGCTCGCCACCACCGCGACCCGCAAGGCGATCGATTGGCTCCGTCGCGAGTCGCAGCGCGACGCCAAACACCGGGAGGCCCGAATCGTGTACGACGACACCCCTCCCGAGCCGACCGGCCCGGTCGAGGACGACCGGCTCAGACTGGTCTTCACCTGCTGCCACCCCGCGCTCGCGATGGAGGCCCGGGTGGCGCTCACCCTGCGCCTGCTCGGCGGCCTCACCGTCCCCGAGATCGCCCGCGCCTTTCTGGTGCAGGAGACCACGATGGCGCAACGGATCACCCGCGCCAAGGCGAAGATCAAGGCGGCACACATCCCCTACCGGGTGCCCTCGGCCGACGACATCCGCGAGCGGCTCGCCGGCGTGCTCGCGGTCGTCTACCTCATCTTCAACGAGGGCTATCTGGCCGGCGAGGGGGACGACCCGGTGCGGGTCGACCTCACCGACCAGGCGATCCACCTCGGCCGCCTGCTCCGGACCCTCCTTCCGGACGACGGCGAGGTAGCCGGACTGCTCGCCCTGATGCTCTTCACCGACGCCCGTCGCCCGGCGCGCGTGTCCCACACCGGGGAGCTGGTGACCCTCCACGAGCAGGACCGCGGTGCCTGGGACCGCACCCTCATCGCCGAGGGCAACGCCCTGGTTCGGGAGCGGATCGAGGCGGTGGCGGCCGGCGGTGGCCCGCCCGGGCGCTACCAACTGCAGGCCGCGATCAACGCGGTCCACACGGAGGCCCCGTCCGCCCGAGACACCAACTGGTCCACGATCGTCGCCCTCTACGGCCGCATGGTGCTGCTCGACCCCTCGCCGATCGTGCGGCTCAACCGGGCCGTCGCGGTCGCCGAGATCGACGGCCCCGGTGTCGGGCTCGCCGAGATCGACCGGCTCGCCGAGGTTCTTGACGGCTACCACGCCTTCCACGCCGCGCGCGCCGACCTGCTGCGGCGACTCGGCCGCGGCGGCGAGTCGCGGGCGGCGTACGACCGGGCCATCGATCTCGCCGGCAACCCCGCGGAACGGGCCTACCTCACCCGCCGTCGCAACCAGCTCGCCGGCTGA